A stretch of the Schistocerca serialis cubense isolate TAMUIC-IGC-003099 chromosome 2, iqSchSeri2.2, whole genome shotgun sequence genome encodes the following:
- the LOC126457974 gene encoding DNA excision repair protein ERCC-8-like, translating to MIRFLEDVRTGIVDPKSFVSVETTKRSYNLQLSRHRDVENAHTAGVNSLDVDAVQGKYLISGSADGTIHFYDLFNYSGLPHFTSKLVYKISRKNKNAHKHSIECVQWYPFDAGIFLTSGMDKQLKVWDTSCMTPADLFRFEGKVFQHHMSSVGSGTKLIAVATSINQAILVDLVSGSYTHELRGHTSAILSCRWSPREEHVLATASCDNKIILWDVRAAKSCLMVLDQHNGKGRSSKENSDTHTAHDGYVNGLCFTSDGLFLLSLGTDNKMRLWNTYNGKNERVNFGSISSETKKCVQFDVAKISNPRLVYVPSDGNIFVYEIETGVKVSTLSGHYNCVNCCVYHPHFHELYSGGNDRNVLIWTADHCQDSAYDEYLKSQNSKTDSSDRRRIIPHRNVTVDTWSSDED from the coding sequence ATGATTCGATTTCTGGAAGATGTGAGGACGGGTATTGTAGACCCtaaatcttttgtgtctgttgaaacCACCAAGAGGTCGTACAATCTCCAACTCAGCAGGCACCGGGACGTAGAAAATGCCCATACAGCAGGTGTCAATTCCCTAGATGTCGATGCTGTACAGGGCAAGTACCTTATATCAGGATCGGCCGATGGGACAATTCATTTTTACGATTTGTTTAATTATAGTGGCTTACCACACTTCACTTCAAAGTTGGTGTACAAAATTAGCAGAAAGAACAAAAATGCCCATAAACATAGTATAGAATGTGTTCAGTGGTATCCATTCGACGCTGGAATATTTCTGACCAGTGGTATGGACAAGCAGCTCAAAGTCTGGGATACCAGTTGTATGACTCCGGCGGATTTATTTCGTTTTGAAGGCAAGGTCTTTCAGCACCATATGTCGTCCGTAGGCTCCGGCACGAAGCTTATTGCAGTGGCAACGTCCATCAATCAGGCGATACTTGTTGATTTAGTTTCTGGTTCATACACCCATGAATTAAGGGGACATACAAGTGCAATACTGAGCTGCCGCTGGTCTCCAAGAGAAGAACATGTTTTAGCTACAGCGAGCTGTGATAACAAGATCATTTTATGGGATGTACGAGCAGCGAAAAGCTGTTTGATGGTATTGGATCAACATAATGGTAAAGGGCGATCAAGCAAAGAAAACTCAGATACTCATACAGCACATGATGGTTACGTCAATGGTTTGTGTTTCACATCAGATGGACTTTTTCTTTTGTCTCTGGGTACTGACAACAAAATGCGTCTGTGGAATACATATAATGGCAAAAATGAAAGAGTTAATTTTGGATCAATTTCAAGTGAAACCAAGAAGTGTGTCCAGTTTGATGTTGCCAAAATTTCAAATCCTCGACTGGTCTATGTCCCATCAGACGGCAATATTTTTGTGTATGAGATAGAAACAGGTGTGAAAGTGAGCACATTATCTGGCCATTACAATTGTGTGAACTGttgtgtttatcatccacatttccatGAACTGTATAGTGGAGGTAATGATAGAAATGTTCTGATCTGGACTGCAGATCATTGTCAGGATTCAGCATATGACGAGTACCTGAAATCACAGAACAGTAAGACTGATTCTTCTGACAGGCGAAGAATAATACCTCATAGGAATGTCACTGTGGATACGTGGAGCAGTGATGAAGATTAA